The Raphanus sativus cultivar WK10039 chromosome 2, ASM80110v3, whole genome shotgun sequence genome includes a region encoding these proteins:
- the LOC108842957 gene encoding LOW QUALITY PROTEIN: proton pump-interactor 1 (The sequence of the model RefSeq protein was modified relative to this genomic sequence to represent the inferred CDS: deleted 2 bases in 1 codon) — protein MGVEVVNYGGFEVVPAPFEGKMDQGNKGDKYSIKFGSLGEPPKKAQENNNVLISDVPKDAAEEWPAAKHIHSFYFVKYRHLDDPKIKAKLDLAEKELEKLNKARAAVLDQLKAKRAERSELFDLLDPLKTERQGFNTKFDEKRKEMEPLQQALGKLRGNDGENSRGPAICSSEEELNNMIYSYQYRIQHESIPLTEEKQLLKEIRLLEGTRDKVIANEAVRAKIKESLGQKDDIQGQVKLMGAGLEGVKKERQAISARISQLSEKVKAAKDEIQVLENELKAASEKRDEVHSNILEIRKQRHETNSGFYQGRNVLNKARDLAVQKNINELEALANAEVEKFVSLWCSKKNFREDYEKRILASLDARQLSRDGRMRNPEEKPLVTPEAPAAAKATEVVPKAKAKQQPKEEQVYTPESDAAPVSQKTEKAKDAVKVKNVVVDDDDDDDDDDDEVYGLGKPQKEDEKKIDEATVREMRKQEEIAKAKLAMERKKKQAEKAAAKAVKRAQNEAEKREKKEREKEAKKSFDAEAISEEVPEASDAEKEEVEAPLEEKPQKAKALKEKPIRNRIRSRGGPETLPRAILKRKKSTNYWVWAAPVTLVVLMLLVLGYYYVL, from the exons ATGGGTGTTGAGGTTGTAAATTACGGTGGATTTGAGGTTGTTCCGGCTCCTTTCGAAGGGAAAATGGACCAAGGCAACAAAGGAGATAAATACTCCATCAAGTTCGGTTCACTCGGTGAGCCGCCAAAGAAAGCCCAAGAGAACAACAATGTGTTGATCTCTGATGTACCTAAAGATGCAGCAGAAGAGTGGCCTGCAGCTAAGCACATCCACTCTTTCTACTTTGTTAAGTACCGTCATCTCGACGACCCCAAGATCAAAGCCAAGCTTGACTTAGCTGAGAAGGAGCTCGAGAAGCTGAACAAGGCCCGTGCTGCAGTTCTCGACCAGTTGAAAGCTAAGAGG GCGGAGAGATCAGAGTTATTTGACCTGTTGGACCCGTTGAAGACCGAGCGTCAGGGGTTCAACACCAAGTTTGACGAGAAAAGAAAGGAGATGGAACCGTTGCAGCAAGCTCTGGGAAAGCTAAGGGGCAATGATGGTGAAAACTCCCGTGGACCCGCTATCTGTTCTTCAGAAGAAGAGCTGAACAATATG ATATACAGCTACCAATACCGGATTCAACACGAAAGCATTCCATTGACGGAGGAGAAGCAGCTTCTCAAAGAGATTAGGCTGCTTGAAGGGACAAGAGATAAGGTCATTGCTAATGAGGCTGTGAGAGCCAAAATCAAAGAGTCTTTGGGTCAGAAAGATGATATTCAAGGTCAAGTTAAg TTAATGGGTGCTGGCTTGGAAGGAGTGAAGAAGGAGAGGCAAGCTATTTCAGCTAGGATTAGTCAGCTGAGTGAGAAAGTGAAAGCAGCGAAAGATGAGATTCAGGTCCTAGAGAATGAGCTGAAGGCTGCGAGTGAAAAGAGGGACGAAGTTCATTCAAACATTCTTGAGATTAGGAAGCAACGGCATGAGACG AATTCAGGGTTTTACCAAGGCCGTAATGTGTTGAACAAAGCAAGAGACTTGGCTGTACAAAAGAACATAAACGAGCTTGAGGCGCTCGCCAATGCCGAGGTTGAGAAATTCGTGTCCCTCTGGTGCAGTAAGAAGAATTTCAGAGAAGATTATGAGAAGAGAATCTTGGCATCACTTGATGCTAGGCAGCTGAGCAGAGATGGCCGGATGAGGAACCCTGAAGAGAAGCCTCTGGTTACTCCAGAGGCACCAGCAGCAGCAAAGGCAACCGAGGTTGTCCCTAAAGCTAAGGCAAAGCAGCAGCCAAAGGAGGAACAAGTTTATACACCTGAATCAGATGCTGCTCCTGTTTCTCAGAAGACTGAGAAAGCTAAAGATGCAGTGAAAGTAAAGAAcgttgttgttgatgatgatgatgatgatgatgatgatgatgatgaagtatatGGTCTTGGAAAGCCGCAGAAAGAAGATGAGAAAAAGATAGATGAAGCTACGGTGAGAGAGATGAGAAAGCAAGAGGAGATTGCTAAAGCCAAGCTAGCCatggaaaggaaaaaaaagcaGGCAGAGAAAGCTGCTGCTAAAGCTGTGAAAAGAGCTCAAAAT GAAGctgagaagagagaaaaaaag GAGCGAGAGAAGGAAGCCAAGAAGAGCTTTGATGCCGAGGCTATCTCTGAGGAAGTTCCAGAAGCTTCTGATGCTGAGAAGGAGGAGGTTGAAGCTCCATTGGAGGAGAAACCGCAGAAGGCAAAAGCTTTGAAGGAGAAACCAATAAGGAACAGGATACGCAGTAGAGGAGGACCAGAAACACTCCCAAGAGCAATCCTCAAGCGTAAGAAGTCGACTAATTACTGGGTTTGGGCTGCTCCAGTTACTCTTGTGGTACTGATGCTTCTTGTCTTGGGTTACTACTACGTTCT